Part of the Mycolicibacterium thermoresistibile genome, CGCGGTCGATGACGTGCTGCACTATCTGGCCGAGGCCGCGACCGCGGCGGTGCCCGGCTCGCGGGCCTGGGATGTGGGCGGGCCGGATGTGCTCGAGTACGGCGAGGCGATCCAGGTCTATGCCGAGGAGGCCGGGCGGCGCCGTCGCGTCATCGTGCCGCTGCCCTGGCTCACCCCGCGCATCGCCAGCTGGTGGGTGGGCCTGGTGACGCCGCTGCCGCCCGGGCTGGCGCAGCCGCTGGTGGAGTCGCTGGAGTGCGATGCGGTGATGGCCGACCATGATGTCGACACCGTCATCGCACCGCCGGCCGGCGGGTTGACCGGCTACCGCGATGCGGTGCGCCGGGCGTTGCGGCACGGGCCGCTGCCGAGCGATCCGCCGTGGGCCGGTCCCTCGTCGTGGGGCGATCTGGTGCGGCGGCGCGGCGCCTGAGCCGTTTCGGCGCGCGATTTCTGCAGCCAGGGTCGTGATCGCGCGCGGGCCACAGCCCTGGTGCAGAACGCGGACGCCGGGACTAGGGGCGGCGCACCGCCGAGACGTTGTCGTTCTCGGCCTGCAGCGGTAGGCCGCTGCGGGCCGCGCTCGCGAGCATGTGCTCGACCACGTTCTTGCCCAGCGCGGTCTCCCCCGGCAGTTCGATCGGGTAGTCGCCGTCGAAGCAGGCGCTGCACAACCGCGACGCCGGCTGCTCGGTCGCCGCGATCATGCCCTGCTGGGAGATGTAGCCGAGGGTGTCGGCGCCGATCGCGCTGCGCACGGATTCCAGCATCTCCGGTCCGCTGTCGTCGTCGCTGGTGGCGTTGGCGATCAGCTCGGCCGGGGTCGCGAAGTCGATGCCGTAGAAGCACGGCCATTTCACCGGCGGGGAGGCGATCCGCACGTGCACCTCGACGGCGCCGGCCTCGCGCAGCATCCGAACCAGCGCGCGCTGGGTGTTGCCGCGCACGATCGAGTCGTCGACGACGATCAGCCGTTTGCCGCGGATCACCTCGCGCAGCGGGTTGAGTTTGAGCCGGATGCCGAGCTGGCGGATGGTCTGCGACGGCTGGATGAAGGTGCGGCCCACATAGGCGTTCTTGGTGAGTCCCTGCCCGAACGGGATGCCGGACTCCTGGGCGTAGCCGACCGCGGCGGGGGTGCCGGACTCCGGCACGCCGATCACCAGGTCGGCGTCGACGGGTTTCTCCCGGGCCAGCTGGCGCCCGATGTCCACCCGCGCCTTGTGCACCGAACGCCCGGCGATGATGCTGTCCGGGCGGGCCAGGTACACGTACTCGAAGACACAGCCCTTCGGCGTGGGCGCGGCGAACCGGCTGGACCGTACCCCGTCGGCGTCGATGGCCAGCAGTTCACCGGGTTCGATGTCACGCACGAACGAGGCGCCGACGATGTCCAGCGCCGCGGTCTCCGACGCCACCACCCAGCCCCGGTCCAGCCGGCCCAGCGACAACGGCCGCACGCCGTACGGGTCGCGCGCCGCGTACAGGGTGTTCTCGTCCATGAAGGTCAGGCAGAACGCGCCGCGCACCGTCGCCAGCAGTTCGAGCGCCGCCTGTTCCAGGGTGGCGTCGGCGGCGCCGTGCGCGAGCAGCGCGCCGAGGATGTCGGAGTCCGTGGTGGCGGACGCGCCGGCGCGGTTGTTGATCAAACCGAGTTCGCGGGCCCGGTCGGTCAGCTCGGTGGTGTTGACCAGGTTCCCGTTGTGCCCCAGCGCGACACCGGTGCCGGCCGCGGTGTTGCGGAAGACCGGCTGGGCATTCTCCCAGGTGGTGGATCCGGTGGTGGAGTACCGGCAGTGCCCGATCGCCACGTGGCCGTGCATCGCGGCCAGCGTCGGTTCGTCGAACACCTGGCTGACCAACCCGAGGTCCTTGAACACCAGCACCTGGGAGCCGTCGGCGACGGCGATGCCGGCGGCTTCCTGGCCGCGGTGTTGTAGCGCATACAACCCGTAGTAGGTGAGTTTGGCCACATCCTCGCCGGGGGCCCAGACCCCGAATACGCCGCACTCTTCTCGAGGTTCACGTTCCGTGTGCTCGCCGATCACGATAGGGCTGCTCCAGGGGCCGGGTCTGACGCCCCAAGTCTACGGCCATGGCGCGGTGGAAAAGGAATTGACAGCGATGTGACGGGTGGTGATACCAAGCGGGACGTGAAAACCGCCGATGACGTCCAGCCGTGGAATCCGCTCACCCGCGTGGCCTTCCGCTTCTGTTTCCTGTACTTCGGCCTGTTCTGCCTGTGGTTCGCGCAGATCACGTTCGCGTTCACCGGCCTGGTCGCGCCGATGCTGCCGCAGCGCGCGGTGCTGTGGCAGATGGTGGTGCTGGAACCGGTCGCCCGGTGGGTGGGACGGCAGGTGTTCGGCGCCGACGTCAGCCTGCATCTGGATTCCGGTAGCGGGGATCAGGCCGTCATCTGGGTGATGGCGTTCTGCGGGCTGGTGGTCGCAGTGGCGGGCACTGTGGTGTGGAGCGTGCTCGACCGCCGGCGCACCGAGTACCGGCGGCTGCACGCCTGGTTCCTGACGTTCCTGCGGATCTGCGTCGGCGGGCAGATGATGTTCTACGGGATGGCGAAGGTCATTCCCAGCCAGATGCCGGCGCCCTCGCTCACCTCGCTGCTGCAGCCGTTCGGCGAGTTCAGCCCGATGGCGGTGTTGTGGCTGCAGGTGGGCAGCTCGTATCCGTACGAGATCCTGCTCGGAGCGGTGGAGTTGCTCGCCGGGATCCTGCTGTTCATCCCCCGCACGGCGACGTTGGGCGCGCTGGTCGGCCTGGTCAGCATGGTGCAGGTGTTCGTGCTGAACCTGACCTTCGACGTCCCGGTCAAGATCCTGTCGTCGCATCTGCTGCTGATGACCCTGGTGCTGTTGGCTCCGCAGGCCCGCAGGCTGGCGAATGTGCTGGTGCTGGAACGGCCGGCCGATCCGGTGGTGACGCCCCGGCTGTTCGAGTCCGCGCGGCCCAACCGGATCGCCGCGGCCGTGCAGGTGGCGCTCGGGGTGTGGGTGCTGGCCGGGTGTGTGACCATCGGGGTCAACGGGTGGTTCGAGTTCGGCGGTGGCCGTCCCAAACCGGAGCTGTACGGGATCTGGCAGGTGACCGACTCCGCCGGTGGACCGGCGTGGCGGCGGGTGGTGGTCGAGGAGCCGGATGTGCTGACGTATCAGTCGGTGTCGGGCGAGCTGGAGACCGTGGACCTGACCACCGAGCCGGGGTCGACCTTCACCTTCCACCGGACGGCACCGGACCGGCTGGAGTTGACCGGCCGGTGGGACAGCGGGTCGTTCACGATGACGCTCGAGCGGGTCGACCTGTCCGAATTCCCTTTGCTGGGGCGGGGTTTCAACTGGGTGCAGGAGTATCCGTACTTCGGCTGACCGGCAACCAGTCGGCAATCTCCCCGGCGCGGACCCCGGACAGCTGCAACGTTCCGGCGGCCACCGCGTCGGTGACGGTGAGCAGCCCGGTGGCCAGCCGCAGCCAGGTGCGCGGATCGGTCTCCACCACATTCGGTGGATTCCCCCGGTTGTGCCTGGTGCCTGAGATGCATTGCACCGCGACGAATGGCGGGATGCGCACCTCCACACTGGCGCCGGGAGCCAGGGCGGCGAGGGTGCGGGCGGTCATCCGCACCGCGGCGCCGATGTCGGCGCGAGGCGGTTCGGGGTGGTCGTCGTCGCGCAGCCAGGCGCCGACGGCGGCCACCGCGGCCTGCGTCCGGGTCGGGTCGGGGCGTCGGGGAGCCATGTCAGCTCCCCCGGGCCGCCCGGCGGCGCTGCACCGCGATCGCGATCAGCGCGCCGGCTTCGTTGACGGCCAGGTGCGCCAGCATCGGTGCGAGCAGGCTGCCGGTCCGTGCCCGCAACCAGTCGAACACCCAGCCCGCCACCCCGGTGACCAGCACCGTGCCCCACACCGGCTCGCCGGCGGCGC contains:
- the purF gene encoding amidophosphoribosyltransferase — its product is MGEHTEREPREECGVFGVWAPGEDVAKLTYYGLYALQHRGQEAAGIAVADGSQVLVFKDLGLVSQVFDEPTLAAMHGHVAIGHCRYSTTGSTTWENAQPVFRNTAAGTGVALGHNGNLVNTTELTDRARELGLINNRAGASATTDSDILGALLAHGAADATLEQAALELLATVRGAFCLTFMDENTLYAARDPYGVRPLSLGRLDRGWVVASETAALDIVGASFVRDIEPGELLAIDADGVRSSRFAAPTPKGCVFEYVYLARPDSIIAGRSVHKARVDIGRQLAREKPVDADLVIGVPESGTPAAVGYAQESGIPFGQGLTKNAYVGRTFIQPSQTIRQLGIRLKLNPLREVIRGKRLIVVDDSIVRGNTQRALVRMLREAGAVEVHVRIASPPVKWPCFYGIDFATPAELIANATSDDDSGPEMLESVRSAIGADTLGYISQQGMIAATEQPASRLCSACFDGDYPIELPGETALGKNVVEHMLASAARSGLPLQAENDNVSAVRRP
- a CDS encoding sterol carrier family protein; the encoded protein is MAPRRPDPTRTQAAVAAVGAWLRDDDHPEPPRADIGAAVRMTARTLAALAPGASVEVRIPPFVAVQCISGTRHNRGNPPNVVETDPRTWLRLATGLLTVTDAVAAGTLQLSGVRAGEIADWLPVSRSTDTPAPS